A region of Pleionea litopenaei DNA encodes the following proteins:
- a CDS encoding TIM-barrel domain-containing protein: MRKIHRSSFLYILVSSVWLLLSSCSHSYRVDESLLVLQRGQLQLTLTAYQDDTFEVLIHSIDQQPFPSFAKKEQIESQPLVVVEQDHQSITLLNGVLKAKVYFDDWRVEYFRGKEKLTTQIGFSVKERQRGFKFSLSEKEQILGGGQRILGMDRRGHRMPLYNRAHYGYTTESNQMYYSLPAVMSSKKYVIGFDNSASGVLDIGKAEPNTLEFESVGGRASYLMTAQETYPKLIESFTQVVGRQPLPARWTLGNFASRFGYRSQQQVLETVEKFNQESIPVDAIILDLFWFGKDIKGHLGNLSWERDNFPEPEKMIATLSAQGIKTIVITEPFILSSSKRWQEAVDHQLCATDAAGQPLRFDFYFGNTCVIDVFNQKAIDWFSGIYNELTEQGIAGQWGDLGEPEVHPDNAIHQLSEYGIHARGDEVHNVFGHQWAKLVYQQQREKRPNTRPMIMMRSGFLGTQRYGIIPWTGDVDRSWGGLQSQVELSLQMGVLGLAYTHSDLGGFAGGETFDPELYIRWLQYGVFQPVFRPHAQDHIPPEPVFHDRETIRRAREAINLRYQLTPYVYSMAIENSLTGLPLMRPLFFDTSASFNRKDSYFWGESMLIHPIARPGVKKERIELPSGVWFDFFKGERFDGTNTLDYQTSIESIPVFIKAGSFVPMVAPFQRMQDYSTEQLQVHFYADESVSRSSYRWYHDDGMGVDNLAKDRFETTDFTFSSSDQQWLFSIERELRASEGLPKTRQLTLVLHNVQAAPAKVMLDGQLQTTSVYQKAQRTLTIKVPQQQTKHQLTIQFLK; this comes from the coding sequence ATGAGAAAAATACATCGCTCTAGTTTCTTATATATCTTGGTCAGTTCGGTTTGGCTGTTACTCTCGAGTTGCAGTCATAGTTATCGTGTTGACGAAAGCCTCTTAGTACTGCAAAGAGGGCAGCTTCAGCTCACGCTTACCGCTTACCAAGATGATACTTTTGAAGTGTTGATTCATTCTATCGATCAACAACCCTTCCCATCGTTTGCTAAGAAAGAACAAATTGAGAGTCAGCCGTTAGTGGTTGTTGAGCAAGATCATCAATCCATCACTCTGTTAAATGGTGTTCTTAAAGCCAAAGTGTATTTTGATGACTGGCGTGTAGAATATTTTCGCGGCAAAGAAAAGTTAACGACTCAAATTGGCTTTAGCGTTAAGGAGCGTCAACGAGGGTTTAAATTTTCACTGTCAGAAAAAGAACAAATCCTAGGGGGTGGTCAACGTATTTTAGGAATGGATCGCCGCGGCCATCGGATGCCTTTGTACAATCGAGCTCATTATGGCTACACCACCGAATCGAATCAAATGTACTACAGTTTGCCAGCTGTGATGTCTTCGAAAAAGTACGTTATTGGATTCGATAATTCTGCATCGGGTGTTTTAGATATTGGAAAAGCCGAACCTAATACCTTGGAATTTGAATCGGTTGGCGGGCGCGCCAGTTATCTAATGACGGCTCAAGAAACTTATCCAAAGTTGATTGAGTCTTTTACTCAAGTTGTTGGTCGTCAACCACTACCTGCCCGATGGACACTCGGGAATTTTGCTTCGCGGTTCGGTTATCGTTCGCAGCAACAAGTGTTAGAAACCGTCGAGAAATTTAATCAAGAGAGTATTCCAGTTGATGCAATCATTCTCGATTTGTTTTGGTTCGGTAAAGACATCAAAGGTCATCTCGGCAATTTGTCTTGGGAGCGAGACAATTTTCCAGAGCCAGAAAAAATGATTGCGACACTCAGTGCGCAAGGAATAAAGACCATTGTGATCACTGAACCCTTTATTTTGTCGAGTTCTAAGCGATGGCAAGAAGCCGTTGATCATCAATTATGTGCCACCGATGCTGCCGGGCAGCCTTTACGATTTGATTTTTATTTCGGAAACACCTGTGTCATCGATGTCTTTAATCAAAAAGCCATTGATTGGTTCTCGGGAATTTATAATGAACTAACCGAACAAGGCATTGCCGGACAATGGGGCGATTTAGGCGAGCCTGAAGTTCATCCTGATAACGCTATTCATCAGTTGTCTGAGTATGGCATTCACGCTCGTGGTGATGAAGTTCATAATGTCTTTGGACATCAATGGGCAAAATTAGTGTATCAGCAACAACGAGAGAAACGACCCAATACTCGGCCAATGATTATGATGCGGTCTGGTTTTCTCGGCACTCAGCGCTATGGCATTATTCCTTGGACCGGCGACGTGGACAGAAGTTGGGGTGGCTTACAGTCGCAAGTCGAGCTTTCATTGCAAATGGGCGTATTAGGGCTCGCTTACACTCACTCTGATCTTGGTGGGTTTGCTGGCGGTGAGACCTTTGATCCTGAATTGTACATACGTTGGCTTCAGTATGGCGTATTTCAACCCGTGTTTCGTCCACACGCGCAAGATCATATTCCTCCAGAACCGGTTTTTCATGATCGAGAAACGATTCGCCGAGCGCGAGAGGCAATCAACCTTCGCTATCAGTTAACGCCTTATGTGTACTCGATGGCCATCGAAAACTCATTAACGGGCTTGCCATTAATGCGTCCACTCTTTTTTGATACCTCAGCGTCTTTCAATCGCAAAGACAGTTATTTTTGGGGAGAGTCCATGCTAATACATCCGATCGCACGTCCAGGAGTGAAAAAGGAGAGGATTGAGCTACCGAGCGGTGTATGGTTCGACTTTTTTAAGGGGGAGCGATTTGATGGTACAAACACCCTAGATTATCAAACCTCAATAGAGTCTATTCCGGTATTCATAAAGGCCGGTAGTTTTGTACCGATGGTCGCGCCGTTTCAGCGCATGCAAGATTACTCAACGGAACAGTTGCAGGTTCATTTCTATGCGGATGAAAGTGTTTCTCGTTCGAGCTATCGTTGGTATCACGATGATGGCATGGGGGTTGATAACTTAGCAAAAGATCGTTTCGAAACGACCGACTTTACATTTTCATCCAGTGATCAACAGTGGCTTTTTTCTATTGAACGAGAGCTTCGAGCGAGCGAAGGATTGCCCAAAACACGACAGCTAACCTTGGTTTTACACAATGTTCAAGCTGCCCCAGCCAAGGTCATGCTCGATGGTCAACTGCAAACCACCAGTGTTTACCAAAAAGCACAGCGGACGTTGACCATTAAAGTGCCGCAACAACAAACAAAACATCAATTAACAATTCAGTTTTTGAAATAG
- a CDS encoding alpha-amylase family protein has protein sequence MMVNSTQKKSRGIKLMIAVALGLVSAACSESSDTPVGETMDESSNALAKHSVESKVNYATEKPFEQRLGKPVVYQVFTRLFGNTTQPTKPWGTIADNGVGKFNDFTTKALQEIRALGVTHIWYTGILHHAVINDYQNIGISSDDPDVVKGRAGSPYAVKDYYNVNPDLAVEPSKRMQEFESLIERTHAAGLKVIIDIVPNHVARNYQSMAAPEGVVDFGEQDDTSVEYRRDNDFYYIVGESFRVPEKTEQYQPLGGEKHPLADGEFIEVPAKWTGNGSRSAQPSQDDWYETVKINYGVRPDGTYDFPRLPQSYADKSIAEHRAFWEKQQVPASWIKFRDITEFWLSKGVDGFRFDVAELVPVEFWSYLNSHIKTINPDAFLLAEIYQPPLFRDFISIGKMDYLYDKVDFYDTLKLVMQDRAPVSQLLKVQDEYQDIRENLLHFLENHDEQRIASEPFVGDANIGKPALVVSSTISESPMLVYFAQELGEAAKDDPGFGDPTRTTIFDYWAVPSLQRWVNGGQFDGALLTKGEQELRDFYKKVLNISVNHPAMLGSYFSLHDFNLKNSEGYSERAISFIRENRNHRMIVVANFDTKQRQTFELKIPSNVITTWQFSDGNYPLVELLDEENNINMQVKNKIGRIKVDLQPLQSYIFELSE, from the coding sequence ATGATGGTGAATTCAACACAGAAAAAAAGTCGTGGCATTAAGCTGATGATTGCCGTTGCCTTAGGTTTGGTGTCGGCGGCCTGCTCTGAATCGTCGGATACACCGGTGGGCGAAACCATGGATGAGTCGAGCAACGCCTTGGCGAAGCACTCAGTCGAGTCGAAGGTGAACTATGCCACAGAAAAACCGTTTGAACAGCGACTTGGTAAACCCGTCGTTTATCAAGTCTTCACGCGATTGTTTGGCAATACTACCCAGCCAACCAAGCCGTGGGGAACCATTGCTGATAATGGCGTAGGCAAATTTAACGATTTCACAACGAAAGCATTGCAAGAAATTCGAGCGCTTGGTGTTACTCATATTTGGTATACCGGCATTCTGCATCATGCAGTGATCAATGATTATCAAAACATTGGTATTTCTTCGGATGATCCCGATGTCGTGAAAGGACGGGCCGGTTCACCTTATGCGGTAAAAGATTATTACAACGTAAATCCAGACCTTGCCGTTGAACCAAGCAAGCGAATGCAAGAATTCGAGTCGTTAATTGAGCGAACTCATGCCGCAGGATTGAAAGTCATCATTGATATTGTTCCTAACCATGTTGCGCGAAACTACCAATCAATGGCGGCGCCAGAAGGCGTTGTTGATTTTGGTGAACAAGACGATACATCGGTGGAATATCGCCGCGACAACGACTTCTATTACATCGTAGGAGAGTCGTTTCGAGTGCCAGAGAAAACCGAACAGTATCAACCGCTCGGGGGAGAAAAGCATCCGCTGGCCGATGGTGAGTTTATCGAAGTTCCAGCCAAGTGGACCGGCAATGGAAGTCGCAGTGCACAACCATCGCAAGATGACTGGTATGAAACCGTAAAAATTAATTATGGCGTTCGGCCAGATGGAACTTATGATTTTCCAAGACTGCCGCAAAGCTACGCCGATAAAAGCATTGCTGAGCATCGAGCCTTTTGGGAGAAACAACAGGTGCCAGCGTCTTGGATTAAATTTCGAGATATTACCGAGTTTTGGCTAAGCAAAGGGGTTGACGGTTTCCGCTTTGATGTCGCTGAATTGGTCCCGGTAGAGTTTTGGAGTTATTTGAATAGTCATATTAAAACGATTAATCCGGATGCGTTTTTATTGGCCGAAATATATCAGCCGCCATTATTTAGAGATTTTATCAGCATCGGAAAGATGGATTATCTTTACGACAAAGTCGACTTCTACGATACGCTCAAATTAGTCATGCAAGATCGAGCACCGGTTTCACAACTGCTGAAGGTTCAAGACGAATATCAAGATATTCGAGAAAATTTACTCCACTTTCTTGAGAATCACGATGAGCAACGCATTGCGAGTGAGCCCTTTGTTGGCGACGCCAACATCGGTAAGCCTGCGCTGGTCGTAAGTAGTACGATCAGTGAATCTCCCATGTTAGTTTATTTTGCGCAAGAGCTTGGTGAAGCCGCAAAAGATGACCCCGGTTTCGGCGATCCCACACGAACCACGATTTTTGACTATTGGGCGGTTCCTTCGTTGCAACGTTGGGTCAACGGTGGTCAATTCGATGGGGCTCTGCTAACGAAAGGCGAACAAGAGCTGCGAGACTTCTATAAGAAGGTGTTGAATATTAGCGTGAATCATCCGGCGATGTTAGGAAGTTACTTTTCACTGCATGATTTTAATTTAAAAAATTCAGAAGGCTACTCAGAGAGGGCGATTAGTTTTATTCGCGAAAATAGAAATCACCGAATGATTGTGGTTGCCAATTTTGATACAAAGCAGCGGCAAACATTTGAGCTTAAAATACCATCGAACGTAATAACCACTTGGCAATTTTCGGATGGGAATTATCCTTTAGTCGAACTTTTGGATGAAGAAAATAATATAAATATGCAAGTTAAAAATAAAATAGGGCGAATAAAGGTTGATTTGCAACCATTGCAGTCGTATATTTTTGAATTGAGTGAATAA
- a CDS encoding LacI family DNA-binding transcriptional regulator produces MKSKATSFDIAHLAGVSQSTVSRALRNSPLVNPETRERIKAIAKELNYKVDKNASNLRSQQSHTIALLLFEDPTSDESQINPFFLSMLGSITRACGDNGYDLLVSFQRLEENWHAEYEDTHKADGIILLGYGDYNDYQEKLHQLEQNQTRYVLWGALQQDQPGISIACDNFTGGYEITRHLIAKGRTKIAFIGSASEGSPEFFDRYKGSCEAQTDANLAVRKSLQIDAITTEQSGYAAALQLLAKQQPFDAIVCASDLIAVGVIKALRDKQINVPKDVAVVGYDNIPLSEFTRPALTTVQQDTKLAGKILVETLIAHIHGKPVTSRSLPATLIVRESCGAIL; encoded by the coding sequence ATGAAAAGCAAAGCTACTTCATTTGATATTGCACACCTTGCGGGTGTCTCTCAATCGACCGTTTCTAGAGCGCTCCGAAACAGCCCACTCGTCAATCCTGAGACTCGTGAAAGAATTAAAGCCATCGCCAAAGAGCTCAATTACAAAGTGGATAAAAACGCAAGCAATCTGCGCTCACAACAAAGCCACACCATTGCTTTACTCTTATTTGAAGATCCAACCAGCGATGAGTCGCAAATCAATCCTTTCTTTTTATCAATGCTAGGAAGTATTACCCGAGCTTGCGGTGACAATGGTTATGATTTACTGGTGTCATTTCAAAGGTTAGAAGAAAACTGGCATGCGGAATATGAAGACACTCATAAAGCCGACGGTATCATCCTCCTCGGTTATGGCGACTACAATGACTATCAAGAAAAACTTCATCAATTAGAACAAAATCAAACGCGTTATGTACTTTGGGGTGCACTACAACAAGATCAGCCCGGCATTTCTATCGCTTGTGATAATTTTACTGGTGGCTACGAAATTACACGCCACTTGATTGCTAAGGGGCGCACTAAAATAGCGTTTATCGGCAGCGCATCGGAAGGCAGCCCGGAGTTTTTTGATCGCTACAAAGGCAGCTGCGAAGCACAAACCGATGCGAACCTTGCTGTTCGTAAATCTCTTCAAATCGATGCCATTACCACTGAACAATCTGGGTATGCTGCGGCGCTACAATTACTTGCAAAGCAACAACCCTTCGATGCCATCGTGTGTGCCAGCGATCTCATTGCGGTCGGCGTAATCAAAGCGCTGAGAGATAAACAGATCAATGTACCCAAAGATGTTGCAGTGGTGGGTTACGATAACATTCCTCTTTCAGAATTTACCCGTCCAGCCCTAACGACAGTGCAACAAGACACCAAACTTGCAGGAAAAATCTTGGTAGAAACCTTAATTGCGCATATCCATGGAAAGCCAGTCACTAGCCGATCATTGCCCGCGACGCTCATCGTTCGCGAATCGTGTGGTGCAATCCTCTAA